Proteins found in one Campylobacter concisus genomic segment:
- a CDS encoding alpha/beta hydrolase, whose translation MVRAFKFLLFTLGVAQTLHAGPSQTPEPLSQKAASKFEISTFKMSANDEIYKIFTAKLKGQNEFKNVLYLLDANAQFNMLLNEFDGSFAPLIIGIGYDTDKSYEVEKRTRDLTPKAKGEEFDKGGSADAFYYFLTRNLVPLIDQKFNVQDLPRSLYGHSFGGLFTLYAMLKNEGIFQNFFIASPSLWWGESEILKQNVREGKFKEKIRAKFVFLSVGELEKRKGKTDKAGTLKASDLAQILKQSGINSHFELFKNETHGSVIPLNLKELLKYLKD comes from the coding sequence TGGTGTGGCACAGACTTTGCACGCAGGACCCAGCCAAACGCCTGAGCCACTTAGCCAAAAAGCTGCTAGTAAATTTGAAATTTCAACCTTTAAAATGAGCGCAAATGATGAAATTTATAAAATTTTCACAGCCAAGCTAAAGGGGCAAAATGAGTTTAAAAATGTACTCTATCTACTGGATGCAAATGCCCAGTTTAACATGCTTTTAAATGAATTTGATGGCTCTTTTGCCCCGCTAATAATAGGCATAGGATATGATACAGACAAAAGCTACGAGGTAGAAAAACGCACAAGAGATCTCACACCAAAAGCAAAGGGTGAGGAATTTGACAAAGGTGGCAGCGCAGATGCGTTTTACTATTTTTTGACAAGAAATTTAGTGCCGCTTATCGATCAGAAATTTAACGTGCAAGACCTCCCAAGAAGCCTTTATGGACACTCTTTTGGCGGTCTTTTTACGCTTTATGCCATGCTTAAAAATGAGGGTATTTTTCAAAATTTCTTTATCGCTTCACCATCTCTTTGGTGGGGCGAGTCTGAGATATTAAAACAAAACGTGAGAGAGGGTAAATTTAAAGAGAAAATAAGAGCTAAATTTGTCTTTCTTAGCGTTGGCGAGCTTGAAAAGAGAAAAGGCAAAACAGACAAAGCTGGAACTTTAAAGGCGAGCGATCTAGCTCAAATTTTAAAGCAAAGTGGCATAAATTCCCACTTTGAGCTTTTTAAAAATGAAACCCACGGCAGCGTCATACCTCTAAATTTAAAAGAGCTTTTAAAATATCTGAAGGATTAA
- a CDS encoding RNA-binding S4 domain-containing protein: protein MRVDKFLNVVNITKRRAVSEDMCKSGVVSINGAQAKAAKDVKIGDVITIKFLAREARYEVLAIPTTKSIPKSAQSEYVKEL, encoded by the coding sequence ATGAGAGTAGATAAATTTTTAAACGTAGTAAATATCACCAAAAGGCGTGCCGTTAGCGAAGATATGTGCAAAAGCGGTGTTGTGAGCATTAACGGCGCGCAGGCAAAAGCGGCAAAAGATGTAAAGATCGGCGATGTTATTACCATCAAATTTCTAGCTCGTGAGGCGAGATACGAGGTGCTAGCGATACCAACTACAAAAAGCATACCAAAAAGCGCTCAAAGCGAATATGTAAAAGAGCTTTGA
- the tsaE gene encoding tRNA (adenosine(37)-N6)-threonylcarbamoyltransferase complex ATPase subunit type 1 TsaE, which yields MVFELLENELDELVRVLPKSGVMLLSGDLASGKTTLVKAIIKAHGIDESVTSPTFSLMQIYGKDIYHYDIYQIGFDGMAKNGLFENLFEEGLHLVEWGDENLEKALKKNGESYTMIKISPSKNGRKYEVISA from the coding sequence ATGGTTTTTGAGCTTTTAGAAAATGAGCTTGACGAGCTTGTGCGGGTGCTGCCAAAAAGTGGCGTGATGCTGCTAAGTGGCGATCTAGCAAGTGGCAAAACGACGCTTGTAAAGGCTATTATCAAGGCTCACGGCATAGATGAGAGTGTGACATCGCCGACATTTTCTTTGATGCAAATTTATGGTAAAGATATCTACCACTACGACATCTATCAGATTGGATTTGATGGGATGGCCAAAAATGGTCTTTTTGAAAATTTATTTGAAGAGGGGCTTCACTTGGTAGAGTGGGGCGATGAAAATTTAGAAAAGGCTCTAAAGAAAAACGGCGAGAGCTATACGATGATAAAAATTTCTCCTAGCAAAAATGGCAGAAAATACGAGGTTATAAGTGCATAA